The proteins below are encoded in one region of Ereboglobus luteus:
- a CDS encoding uroporphyrinogen decarboxylase family protein — MGMNARERFLNTLNYQCVDRRPCYLAWAWFDTLARWRREGLPADVTDVHEHLGVSEYGYKMCNITPAAGVFPDYPVQTLREDEQFVYRTDRYGRTVKEFKDHSSFPEWLEFPVKTGADLRRLMDEHFDVENLDARFPSDWLGQIRAAGERGDIIMIDGGCYYWTLRSIAGIDGAAYLLYDEPELVGELFERYNTVVMEGLRRAVQVTQIDIIGFGEDFAFKNGPLISPAMFRQMILPHYKKAMDFAHSHNIHLTWHDSDGDCRLLLPDMLSVGVNSTCPCEVASGMDPVDLRRQFGRDLRIGGGFDKRIIPQGRRAMAAEFARLRPVIEEGGYIPGIDHSIPADISYDCYREYIDELINATAWV; from the coding sequence ATGGGTATGAATGCCAGGGAACGATTTCTTAATACGCTCAACTATCAATGCGTTGACCGGCGGCCCTGCTATCTTGCATGGGCGTGGTTTGACACACTCGCCCGCTGGCGGCGCGAGGGATTGCCCGCGGACGTGACGGATGTTCACGAACATCTCGGCGTCAGCGAATATGGCTACAAGATGTGCAACATCACACCGGCGGCGGGCGTTTTTCCCGATTATCCGGTGCAAACCCTGCGCGAGGACGAGCAGTTTGTCTATCGCACCGACCGCTACGGGCGCACCGTGAAGGAATTCAAGGATCACTCTTCATTTCCGGAATGGCTGGAGTTTCCCGTGAAAACAGGCGCGGACTTGCGCCGCCTGATGGACGAGCATTTCGACGTGGAAAATCTGGACGCGCGTTTTCCCTCCGACTGGCTCGGACAAATCCGCGCCGCCGGGGAGCGGGGTGACATCATCATGATCGACGGCGGTTGTTATTATTGGACACTGCGCTCAATCGCCGGAATAGACGGGGCCGCCTATTTGCTTTACGACGAGCCGGAGTTGGTGGGCGAGCTGTTCGAGCGTTACAATACCGTGGTCATGGAGGGATTGCGCCGCGCGGTGCAAGTGACTCAAATTGATATAATCGGTTTCGGCGAGGATTTCGCATTTAAAAACGGCCCGCTGATTTCCCCCGCCATGTTTCGCCAAATGATATTGCCGCACTATAAGAAGGCGATGGATTTTGCGCATTCCCATAATATTCATCTGACGTGGCATGACAGTGACGGTGATTGCCGGCTCCTCCTTCCCGACATGCTTTCCGTTGGGGTGAACAGCACATGCCCCTGCGAGGTTGCCTCGGGCATGGATCCTGTCGATCTGCGCCGGCAATTCGGGCGCGATTTGCGCATCGGTGGCGGTTTCGACAAGCGCATCATCCCGCAAGGGCGGCGCGCGATGGCGGCGGAGTTTGCGCGCCTGCGCCCCGTGATCGAGGAGGGCGGCTATATCCCCGGCATAGATCACTCCATCCCTGCGGACATATCTTATGATTGTTATCGTGAATATATTGATGAGCTGATAAATGCGACTGCATGGGTTTGA
- a CDS encoding alpha-amylase family protein, which yields MKPHSLRFRQVHLDFHTSPAIPGIGSRFDKKRWQDCLREAAVDSITLFSKCHHGWSYHPTKVGRMHPGLSFDLLRAQYDACKEIGINVPVYLSAGLDNVMSHEHPEWRELDADGRVIGAPPLKAGFHKMDFLSPYLDYLCAQIEEAVRLFPDCDGIFLDIVSPFPGCSRWALDYMKAAGLDPRNEEDRKLCAEAAGRIYCEKTNAAARILRAGMPVFHNSGHIPRGRRDVIRYQSHLELESLPTGGWGYDHFPESASYVAQLGLPYLGMTGKFHTTWGEFGGLKHPNALKYECAAMLAFGARCSVGDQLHPDGDLDASTYEIIGNAYRDVRAKEAWCADAAPVAQIAILSSESEHPGTTRHNAPDTGATRVLLEEHHAFVMVDRESDWSSYDIVIFPDDIRLDEQLEKKTRAYLGAGGKLFLTGESGLRADGGGFALDIGAEWMGASEYSPEYILPRSDLRPDYVKTPFVVYARSQRIKPASGSGLGDIYEPYFNRTFEHFCSHQHAPGRREPSGFAAGSHKGNILYLAHAAFTGYRAHGQVVYRQFIGACLRLLLNGADLVKTNLPSTGRVTVTRQEAQNRNVVHLLYANTVGRGGALKLDGGNANIAGGNIEIIEDIVPLYNVELSLRMKEKPAKVTLEPQGEALPFDTEDGERIRVTVPRLECHQMVVFQQ from the coding sequence ATGAAGCCACACTCATTGCGTTTCAGACAAGTGCATTTGGATTTCCACACATCCCCGGCGATTCCGGGCATAGGCTCGCGTTTCGACAAGAAGCGCTGGCAGGATTGCCTGCGGGAGGCCGCGGTGGACTCGATCACGCTGTTTTCAAAATGCCATCATGGCTGGAGTTATCATCCGACAAAAGTGGGGCGCATGCATCCCGGCCTGTCGTTCGATCTGCTTCGCGCCCAATACGACGCGTGCAAGGAAATCGGCATCAACGTCCCCGTCTATCTGTCCGCGGGCCTGGACAATGTAATGTCGCACGAGCATCCCGAGTGGAGGGAGCTGGACGCCGACGGGCGCGTGATTGGCGCGCCGCCGCTGAAGGCCGGATTCCATAAGATGGATTTTCTTTCTCCATACCTCGACTACCTGTGCGCGCAAATTGAGGAGGCCGTGCGGTTGTTTCCTGATTGCGACGGAATATTTCTCGATATCGTTTCCCCGTTTCCGGGATGTTCGCGCTGGGCGCTTGATTATATGAAGGCGGCCGGCCTTGATCCACGCAATGAGGAGGATCGCAAACTGTGCGCGGAGGCGGCGGGGCGCATTTATTGTGAGAAGACCAATGCCGCCGCACGCATTCTTCGGGCGGGCATGCCGGTGTTTCATAATTCCGGACACATTCCCCGCGGGCGTCGCGATGTGATACGTTATCAGAGTCATCTGGAGCTTGAGTCCCTGCCAACCGGGGGCTGGGGATATGATCACTTTCCCGAAAGCGCCTCCTACGTGGCGCAGCTCGGCCTGCCGTATCTCGGAATGACGGGAAAGTTTCACACGACATGGGGTGAGTTCGGCGGGCTCAAGCATCCCAACGCGCTCAAATACGAATGCGCCGCGATGCTGGCTTTTGGCGCGCGGTGCAGTGTCGGCGATCAGCTTCATCCGGATGGCGATCTCGATGCCAGCACCTATGAGATCATTGGCAACGCCTACCGCGATGTGCGTGCCAAGGAGGCTTGGTGCGCGGATGCGGCGCCCGTTGCGCAAATCGCGATTTTATCAAGTGAATCCGAGCATCCCGGCACCACGCGGCACAACGCGCCCGATACGGGAGCGACGCGCGTATTGCTGGAGGAGCATCATGCGTTTGTCATGGTTGACCGCGAAAGCGACTGGTCGTCCTATGATATTGTGATTTTCCCCGATGATATTCGGCTCGATGAGCAGCTGGAGAAAAAGACGCGGGCGTATCTTGGGGCGGGTGGAAAACTTTTCCTCACGGGCGAGAGCGGTTTGCGCGCGGATGGCGGCGGGTTTGCCCTCGACATCGGCGCGGAGTGGATGGGCGCAAGTGAATATAGTCCGGAGTATATTTTGCCGCGTTCGGATTTGAGGCCCGATTATGTCAAAACACCTTTTGTTGTATATGCCCGCTCACAGCGAATCAAACCGGCTTCGGGGAGCGGTCTCGGTGATATATACGAACCTTATTTCAACCGCACTTTTGAGCATTTTTGCAGTCACCAGCACGCGCCCGGGCGTCGCGAACCGTCGGGTTTCGCGGCCGGCTCGCACAAGGGAAACATCCTCTATCTTGCGCACGCGGCCTTCACCGGCTATCGCGCCCACGGGCAGGTTGTATACAGACAGTTTATTGGCGCTTGTTTGCGCTTGCTTTTGAATGGGGCGGACTTGGTCAAAACAAACCTGCCCTCAACCGGACGGGTGACCGTTACGCGTCAAGAGGCGCAAAACAGAAATGTTGTTCATCTTCTGTATGCGAACACTGTCGGTCGTGGCGGTGCGCTCAAGCTGGACGGCGGCAATGCCAACATAGCGGGCGGAAACATAGAAATAATTGAGGATATCGTTCCGTTGTATAATGTGGAGCTCTCGCTCCGTATGAAAGAAAAGCCCGCCAAGGTGACGCTTGAGCCCCAGGGCGAAGCATTGCCGTTCGATACTGAGGACGGGGAACGGATTCGGGTGACCGTCCCCCGGTTGGAGTGTCATCAAATGGTGGTGTTTCAGCAGTAA
- a CDS encoding sugar phosphate isomerase/epimerase family protein has translation MKITFSIYPKFFRPLDRMELAGLIHDCGLDAVNLVIREGYWCEPATMERDVRAFTRFMRGEGIDVRFATVGWTLEEVEKNPDWLRILSENGIAEFRMAYFEPAPGETLPALDEARRVMERMTELCIKNNIRVIYQVHHTKLISTASAAWDLVRGLPPSAVGVELDPGNQSFEGFEEWQKSVSLLGDYLKAYGIKDTKLARDASRFNEPDKGWARDWCSAEEGVVNWHEVTRPLARRRWSGTFVFMPFYHEHDIVLQARVLKREVKYIRNIVAAETAAAGENF, from the coding sequence ATGAAAATCACATTCTCGATTTATCCGAAATTTTTTCGCCCGCTCGACAGGATGGAGCTTGCCGGGCTCATACACGATTGCGGACTGGACGCGGTGAACCTCGTCATACGCGAAGGCTATTGGTGCGAGCCCGCGACAATGGAGCGCGATGTGCGCGCCTTCACCCGCTTCATGCGCGGTGAGGGGATCGACGTGCGATTCGCAACCGTTGGCTGGACATTGGAGGAGGTCGAAAAAAATCCGGACTGGTTGCGCATTCTGAGTGAAAACGGGATCGCTGAGTTTCGGATGGCCTACTTTGAGCCGGCGCCGGGCGAGACGCTTCCCGCCCTTGATGAGGCGCGCCGCGTGATGGAGCGAATGACGGAGCTTTGTATAAAAAACAATATTCGCGTCATCTATCAGGTTCATCACACCAAGTTGATATCCACGGCATCGGCGGCGTGGGATCTTGTGCGGGGTTTGCCCCCGTCGGCGGTCGGCGTGGAGCTTGATCCGGGCAATCAGTCGTTCGAGGGATTTGAGGAGTGGCAAAAATCCGTGTCACTGCTCGGCGATTACCTAAAGGCGTATGGCATAAAGGACACGAAGCTCGCGCGAGACGCCTCGCGTTTCAACGAGCCGGACAAGGGCTGGGCGCGCGATTGGTGCTCTGCCGAGGAGGGGGTCGTGAACTGGCACGAGGTGACAAGGCCGCTGGCGCGCCGCCGCTGGTCGGGGACGTTTGTATTCATGCCGTTTTATCATGAGCATGATATTGTGTTGCAGGCGCGGGTTCTTAAACGGGAGGTAAAATATATAAGAAACATAGTCGCCGCCGAGACCGCCGCGGCGGGGGAGAATTTTTAA
- a CDS encoding hydroxyacid dehydrogenase: MKPKIGVIIHKPLREDLFDEASWRRLHEIGDVTATGAMEPVSVAEAADVLRGCDIAVGSWWAPAPSAALFSAAPNLRFWEHVGGSVKHFFAEDWGGHELTVASCKGAIAECVAEMVVGELIVGLRRIIPNARANRRGPAERPAGMKVLSACRVGVIGASEVGKLVMEYLRPFGCAIDLYDPYIKPDEAEERGARLVRDLMELCQNADAVTLHTPVLPSTHGLLGEKHFKAMRDDTVFINTSRGECIDENALIRELEKERLWAFLDVSNPEPAAADSPLRALPNVYYTSHLAGPATYNMGRRAVADIEAFLSGKPPQCVVTRDMLERIA; this comes from the coding sequence ATGAAACCAAAAATCGGAGTGATAATTCACAAGCCCTTGCGCGAGGACTTATTTGATGAAGCCTCGTGGCGGCGTCTGCATGAGATTGGCGATGTCACGGCCACCGGGGCGATGGAGCCAGTATCCGTGGCCGAGGCGGCGGATGTGTTGCGCGGCTGTGATATCGCAGTTGGCTCGTGGTGGGCCCCCGCGCCTTCTGCCGCGTTATTTTCGGCCGCGCCCAATCTCCGGTTTTGGGAGCATGTCGGCGGCAGCGTGAAACACTTTTTCGCCGAGGACTGGGGCGGGCATGAATTGACAGTCGCGTCATGCAAGGGCGCGATCGCCGAATGCGTGGCGGAGATGGTCGTGGGCGAGTTGATTGTCGGCCTGCGCCGCATCATTCCCAATGCCCGGGCGAACCGGCGGGGGCCCGCGGAAAGACCGGCGGGCATGAAGGTTTTGTCAGCCTGCCGGGTCGGCGTAATCGGGGCTTCGGAAGTCGGCAAACTGGTCATGGAATACTTGCGCCCGTTTGGCTGCGCGATTGATTTGTATGATCCGTATATAAAGCCGGACGAGGCCGAGGAACGCGGCGCGCGGCTTGTTCGTGATCTCATGGAGCTTTGCCAAAACGCCGATGCCGTGACGCTGCACACTCCGGTGCTTCCCTCGACGCACGGATTGCTTGGCGAAAAGCATTTCAAGGCCATGCGCGATGACACTGTTTTTATCAACACGTCGCGCGGGGAGTGCATCGATGAAAATGCGCTTATACGGGAGCTTGAAAAAGAGCGCCTTTGGGCGTTCCTGGATGTTTCCAATCCGGAGCCCGCGGCGGCGGACAGCCCGTTGCGCGCCTTGCCAAATGTATATTATACTTCGCACCTGGCCGGCCCCGCCACGTATAATATGGGAAGGCGGGCGGTGGCGGACATAGAGGCTTTTCTTTCCGGAAAACCGCCACAGTGCGTGGTGACCCGGGACATGCTGGAGCGCATTGCATGA
- a CDS encoding sodium:solute symporter family protein — MNLSIYDILIIFVPLAFVLGISVYLKRYMHSVADFLAANRCAGRYLICTALAETGSSVMLLITALEVFSRTGFSLNFWNTSRDIIFFFIAIFGLVVYRFRETRALTFHQFFEMRYSRGLRVFASFLAVFSGILNFGVQPAVGARFFVYFCNLPNTVTIGSFSMPTFVIIMLVLMAISLYFALSGGQISVMITDCIEGVISGFFYIVVAIFIIGTISVTQMREALTSGAPGASFVDPFEISGRSDFNGIYILLSIGMSLYYYRGTAWQQGFAAAAKTAHEGRMAQILGNWRGYCYIAMSVLISIAAFTVLHHADFSKEQAMVQAGLDTIDYPQLRTQMSMPMALGAFLAPGVKGCLLAILLFGLLAAQGVQLHGHGSTILQDVIMPMRKKPFAPKEHVRWLRITVFCVAAFACTFSILFKPVDYLVMIVALIGAIYLGGIGFVVWGGLYWKRGTNAGAWTAMSIGAGLGVFFNIMQQFWKPLAKWAAGMAQPGGTIAEFFAANPEHCPLNGIHLSAITAAVAGSSYIIVSLITCRHPFNLEKMLHRGKYKLEEPNVVEKPVRKNWLTKLLNIDENFTRGDKAITIGVVGWTLGLNLLAVGILLWTLFVGRLSEDWWFNYAMITSVWISFVLAIFTTLWFTVGVWKDLRSLFRQLKLAKRVDTDDGTVMKDDADK; from the coding sequence ATGAATCTAAGCATATACGACATACTGATCATTTTTGTGCCGCTGGCGTTTGTCCTGGGCATTTCCGTTTATCTTAAACGATACATGCACAGCGTGGCGGATTTTCTTGCCGCCAATCGTTGCGCCGGGCGTTATTTGATTTGCACCGCGCTTGCCGAGACGGGCTCCAGCGTGATGTTGCTGATCACGGCGCTGGAAGTCTTTTCCAGAACGGGGTTCTCCCTGAATTTCTGGAACACGTCGCGCGACATCATATTCTTCTTTATCGCGATATTCGGGCTGGTGGTTTACCGGTTTCGCGAAACGCGCGCGCTTACCTTTCATCAATTCTTCGAGATGCGCTACAGCAGGGGGCTCCGGGTCTTTGCCAGCTTTCTCGCCGTATTTTCCGGAATATTAAACTTCGGCGTGCAGCCCGCCGTTGGGGCTCGCTTTTTTGTCTATTTTTGCAATTTGCCAAACACTGTGACGATAGGCTCGTTTAGCATGCCGACATTCGTCATCATCATGTTGGTTCTGATGGCGATATCGCTCTATTTCGCGCTCAGCGGGGGACAGATCAGCGTGATGATCACGGATTGTATCGAGGGCGTGATATCGGGATTCTTTTATATCGTGGTGGCCATTTTTATTATAGGCACCATTTCGGTCACGCAGATGCGCGAAGCGCTTACATCGGGCGCGCCGGGAGCGTCGTTTGTCGATCCGTTCGAGATTAGCGGGCGGTCGGATTTTAACGGTATTTATATTCTGCTTAGCATTGGCATGAGTTTATACTATTACCGTGGCACGGCGTGGCAGCAGGGTTTTGCCGCGGCGGCGAAAACCGCGCACGAGGGGCGCATGGCCCAGATACTCGGAAACTGGCGCGGTTATTGTTACATCGCCATGAGCGTGCTCATTTCCATAGCGGCGTTCACGGTGCTGCATCATGCGGACTTTTCGAAAGAGCAGGCAATGGTGCAGGCGGGGCTTGATACAATCGACTATCCGCAATTGCGCACGCAGATGAGCATGCCGATGGCGCTGGGAGCGTTTCTCGCACCGGGCGTGAAGGGCTGCCTTTTGGCGATCTTGCTGTTTGGTTTGCTGGCCGCGCAGGGCGTGCAATTGCACGGGCACGGCTCGACCATTCTCCAGGATGTCATCATGCCCATGCGCAAAAAACCGTTTGCGCCGAAGGAGCATGTGCGCTGGCTCAGGATAACCGTGTTTTGCGTGGCCGCGTTTGCGTGCACGTTCAGCATTTTGTTCAAGCCGGTTGATTATCTTGTCATGATTGTCGCCCTGATCGGGGCGATCTACCTGGGCGGCATCGGATTTGTGGTGTGGGGAGGCTTGTATTGGAAACGCGGCACCAATGCGGGCGCGTGGACGGCGATGAGCATCGGCGCGGGCCTCGGTGTATTCTTCAATATCATGCAGCAGTTCTGGAAACCGCTGGCCAAGTGGGCGGCGGGCATGGCCCAGCCGGGAGGAACCATCGCGGAGTTTTTCGCGGCAAATCCGGAGCACTGTCCGTTGAATGGAATCCACCTCTCGGCAATCACGGCGGCTGTCGCGGGCTCGAGTTATATAATCGTGTCACTCATCACCTGCCGGCATCCTTTTAATCTGGAAAAGATGCTGCACCGCGGAAAATACAAGCTGGAGGAACCCAATGTGGTCGAGAAACCGGTGCGCAAAAACTGGCTTACCAAACTTCTTAATATAGATGAGAACTTCACGCGCGGCGACAAGGCGATCACGATCGGCGTGGTGGGCTGGACGCTCGGCCTGAACCTGCTCGCCGTGGGCATTTTGCTGTGGACATTGTTCGTCGGGCGCCTGTCCGAGGACTGGTGGTTCAACTACGCCATGATCACGTCCGTGTGGATCAGTTTTGTTTTGGCGATATTCACGACACTGTGGTTTACCGTCGGCGTGTGGAAGGACCTGCGGAGTCTCTTCCGCCAGTTGAAGCTGGCGAAGCGCGTGGATACCGACGACGGCACCGTGATGAAGGATGATGCTGACAAATAA
- a CDS encoding Gfo/Idh/MocA family protein, which yields MKNKIRFGLYGCNMYRTRDLMEAAAVAAGDVVRIAACYDIDQSKARFAAEKYGGRAFESEAEFLACPDVDVVLISLPPFLHADAFAKAAQAGKDVYLEKPVCVSQEGRAKILAAHKKHPVRCYVGLSYRYVTPYRKVAEILRRPEAGRILGVHHHWLTPERKTPIDPSQYGWRQRLEQSGGELLQHCCHVFDWLWWLGGAMDSVTATAYTPPGVPLPHEERELNAAFLYKKGGMAVFALSQNSHQYVQRGTVHAEGLGIQYQWGKDTFVRVYKDRARAAEETYEWSLGPELGDGGEIDRNSAQMKDFIDAWLAGGPMPVGIEDGIRAYDYTCAIRESYRSGHRVNLAGAGCDGFKFD from the coding sequence ATGAAAAACAAAATCCGATTCGGACTTTACGGCTGCAACATGTATCGCACGCGCGATCTCATGGAGGCCGCCGCCGTGGCGGCGGGTGATGTCGTGCGGATTGCCGCGTGTTATGACATCGACCAGTCCAAGGCGCGTTTTGCCGCTGAAAAATATGGCGGCCGCGCATTTGAGTCCGAGGCCGAGTTTCTGGCATGCCCCGATGTGGATGTCGTCTTGATAAGTCTGCCCCCGTTTTTGCATGCCGATGCCTTTGCAAAGGCCGCGCAGGCCGGGAAGGATGTGTATTTGGAAAAGCCGGTCTGCGTGAGCCAGGAGGGCAGGGCGAAAATACTCGCTGCCCATAAAAAGCACCCCGTGCGTTGTTACGTCGGGCTTTCGTATCGCTATGTCACGCCCTATCGCAAGGTGGCGGAAATCCTCCGCCGCCCCGAGGCGGGGCGCATTCTTGGCGTGCATCACCACTGGCTCACGCCCGAGCGCAAGACGCCGATTGATCCCTCGCAATACGGCTGGCGCCAGCGACTCGAACAATCCGGCGGCGAACTTTTGCAACATTGCTGCCATGTGTTTGACTGGCTCTGGTGGCTGGGCGGCGCGATGGATTCGGTGACCGCCACGGCTTACACGCCGCCCGGCGTGCCGCTGCCTCACGAGGAGCGCGAGCTGAACGCCGCCTTTTTGTATAAAAAAGGCGGCATGGCTGTTTTCGCATTGTCGCAAAACAGTCATCAATACGTGCAGCGCGGAACCGTGCATGCCGAGGGGCTTGGCATCCAGTATCAATGGGGCAAGGACACCTTTGTGCGTGTGTATAAGGATCGCGCGCGCGCCGCCGAGGAAACCTATGAGTGGTCGCTCGGCCCTGAATTGGGCGACGGCGGCGAGATTGATCGCAATTCCGCGCAAATGAAGGATTTCATTGACGCATGGCTCGCGGGCGGGCCGATGCCGGTCGGCATCGAGGATGGCATTCGCGCCTACGATTACACATGCGCGATTCGGGAAAGCTATCGCTCGGGGCATCGCGTCAATCTGGCGGGCGCCGGCTGTGACGGTTTCAAATTTGATTAA